In Granulicatella elegans, one genomic interval encodes:
- the srtB gene encoding class B sortase, with protein sequence MYIKKKIINFLQIPLLIIIAWSVYKIYDYQMDNKSYNILKKDYSSRVEEISRDIIDSSDDDIEEKEIQAGREIVESLNKRYPEVIGRIFIENLDLDFPIVQGKDNSFYLDHDYTGTYHPFGSVFMDARNSNNFSDQNTILYGHNVSSGLVFNALNKYRDREYVEKNPYIIVDSLEGRFVYKIFAVYDVGAYEDYRSKSYNEDKWSDFLSRIKDKNILDYPLPKFEDKILTLSTCSYLDDRMTVQAVLQK encoded by the coding sequence ATTTATATTAAAAAAAAGATAATAAATTTTCTACAAATCCCCCTTCTAATAATAATCGCTTGGTCCGTTTATAAGATTTACGACTATCAGATGGATAATAAATCTTATAATATTTTGAAAAAGGACTATTCTTCTAGGGTGGAAGAAATATCTAGAGATATTATAGATAGTTCTGATGATGATATAGAAGAAAAAGAGATTCAGGCGGGCAGAGAAATTGTAGAGTCACTTAACAAACGATATCCAGAAGTGATTGGACGAATATTTATAGAAAATTTGGATTTGGATTTTCCTATCGTACAAGGAAAGGACAATTCATTCTATCTTGACCATGATTACACGGGCACTTATCATCCTTTCGGATCGGTATTCATGGATGCGAGAAACTCCAATAACTTCTCTGATCAAAACACTATCCTCTACGGACATAACGTAAGTTCGGGACTTGTATTCAATGCTCTTAATAAGTATAGGGATAGAGAGTACGTTGAAAAGAATCCATATATAATAGTAGATTCTTTGGAAGGAAGATTTGTATACAAGATATTTGCTGTATATGACGTTGGGGCTTACGAAGATTACAGATCAAAGTCCTATAATGAAGATAAATGGAGCGATTTTTTATCTAGAATTAAAGACAAAAATATTCTAGACTATCCACTGCCTAAGTTTGAAGACAAGATTCTGACTCTGTCAACTTGTTCCTACTTAGATGACAGAATGACGGTACAGGCTGTACTGCAAAAATAA
- a CDS encoding G5 domain-containing protein, which yields MTEYIYDENVEMGKEEEVKPGEKGKVTITTSYDKDQNKLVTKEETKDPVKRVVKVGIKPVVQEEKIPHDTEYEYNPELKAGEVKKIQDGTPGKVTITTTFNKETGKIETKVERTEPTNAKYEYGSKTEGKVKVESEIPFEVEIIKDPEMEAGKTETAQEGKLGKKEITITIENSKEVSREENVTEKPVKKIVKVGTKCKCEKPDNPPAPGKDPEKPENPKDLEKPGKENPKYPEKPGEEKPNKPGTPGEKPNKPGTPGEKPNKPGRPSEDPFKEPGEDYASDNEGSESVKGKNIKSSKKDYSKAPKTYDPGIGGYVGATGIAGILLAYLQKKKKEDKKD from the coding sequence GTGACTGAATACATCTATGATGAAAATGTTGAAATGGGTAAGGAAGAAGAAGTAAAACCTGGAGAAAAAGGAAAAGTTACTATAACAACTTCTTATGACAAAGACCAAAACAAACTTGTTACCAAGGAAGAAACTAAAGATCCAGTTAAGAGAGTTGTAAAAGTTGGTATCAAGCCAGTTGTTCAAGAAGAGAAAATTCCTCACGATACAGAATACGAATACAATCCTGAATTGAAGGCCGGAGAAGTTAAGAAAATTCAAGACGGCACTCCAGGTAAGGTTACTATTACAACTACTTTCAATAAGGAAACAGGTAAGATAGAAACTAAAGTTGAAAGAACTGAACCTACTAATGCAAAGTATGAATATGGTTCTAAGACTGAAGGCAAAGTAAAAGTTGAGAGTGAAATTCCTTTCGAAGTTGAAATTATCAAAGATCCTGAAATGGAAGCTGGAAAGACTGAAACAGCCCAAGAAGGTAAACTTGGTAAGAAAGAAATTACAATTACTATCGAAAATAGTAAGGAAGTTTCTAGGGAAGAAAATGTAACAGAAAAACCAGTTAAGAAGATTGTAAAAGTGGGAACTAAGTGCAAATGCGAAAAACCAGATAACCCACCAGCACCAGGTAAGGATCCAGAAAAACCGGAAAATCCAAAAGATCTGGAAAAACCAGGTAAAGAAAATCCAAAATATCCAGAAAAGCCAGGTGAAGAGAAACCAAATAAACCAGGTACACCAGGAGAAAAGCCAAACAAACCAGGTACACCAGGAGAAAAGCCAAATAAACCAGGTAGACCAAGTGAAGACCCATTCAAAGAACCTGGAGAAGATTACGCTTCTGATAACGAAGGTTCTGAATCTGTAAAAGGTAAAAACATAAAATCATCTAAGAAGGATTATTCAAAGGCTCCTAAGACTTATGACCCTGGAATCGGAGGATATGTAGGCGCTACAGGTATTGCGGGAATACTTCTTGCTTATCTTCAAAAGAAAAAGAAAGAAGATAAAAAAGACTAA
- the tkt gene encoding transketolase, producing the protein MFDKVDQLAVDTIRTMSVDAIQAANSGHPGLPIGAAPMAYVLWSKYLKVNPKQSKWVDRDRFVLSGGHGSALLYSLLHLSGYQVSIEDVKNFRQFNSKTPGHPEVGHTDGVEATTGPLGQGFANGVGMAMAEAHLAATYNRPEFPIVDHHTYVMCGDGDLMEGISYEATSLAGTLKLNKLIVLYDSNDITLDGELSKSFNESVKDRFIAQGWNYIRVEDGNDLDEIAEAIEEAQGETEKPTLIEVKTIIGYGAPNQGTNKVHGAPLGEEGIKIMKQNYGWEYAPFEVPEEVAHRFDKLLVQTGEKDYQEWQELFEAYRKEYPELAKQFEDAFFGKIEVDWKEVLPKYEFNSPAKASRVTSQEVIQELGKHIPSFWGGSADLSCSNNTMNKADTDFEASNYAGRNIWFGVREFSMGAALNGILLHGGTRGYIGTFFVFSDYLKPAMRVAAVSKLPTIYVYTHDSIAVGEDGPTHEPIEQLAAFRATPNTNVFRPADGNEVAAAWKTALEDTTRPSLLVLSRQNLPVLEHSLELAFDGVDKGAYVVSKQEGEVPEGILIATGSEVNLAIEAQKVLRETGYDVSVVSMPAMNRFEEQSKEYQEAVLPSSVRKRVAIEMGASLGWHRYVGFDGELVTIDKFGASGNGNTVMKDYGFTVENVVATYLSLT; encoded by the coding sequence ATGTTTGATAAAGTAGATCAATTAGCGGTAGATACAATTCGTACAATGAGTGTGGATGCCATTCAAGCCGCAAATTCTGGACATCCAGGGTTACCAATTGGTGCTGCTCCAATGGCTTATGTATTATGGTCAAAATATTTAAAAGTAAATCCAAAACAATCTAAATGGGTCGATCGTGATCGCTTTGTTTTATCAGGTGGACATGGTTCAGCACTTTTATATTCATTATTACATTTATCAGGTTATCAAGTTTCAATTGAAGATGTAAAAAATTTCCGTCAATTTAATAGTAAAACTCCAGGGCATCCTGAAGTCGGTCACACTGATGGAGTAGAAGCAACAACAGGTCCTCTAGGACAAGGATTCGCCAATGGTGTAGGGATGGCAATGGCTGAAGCACACCTAGCTGCAACTTACAATCGTCCAGAATTTCCAATTGTAGATCATCATACTTATGTGATGTGTGGGGACGGGGATTTAATGGAAGGTATTTCTTATGAAGCAACTTCATTAGCAGGTACTTTGAAATTAAATAAATTAATTGTATTATACGACTCAAATGATATTACATTAGATGGTGAATTATCAAAATCATTTAATGAGAGTGTGAAAGATCGTTTTATTGCTCAAGGTTGGAATTATATTCGAGTTGAAGATGGTAATGACTTAGATGAAATTGCAGAGGCAATTGAAGAAGCGCAAGGTGAAACTGAAAAACCAACTTTAATTGAAGTGAAAACGATTATTGGATACGGCGCTCCAAACCAAGGAACAAATAAAGTTCATGGTGCTCCTTTAGGAGAAGAAGGTATTAAAATCATGAAGCAAAATTATGGCTGGGAATATGCTCCATTTGAAGTGCCAGAAGAAGTAGCTCATCGTTTTGATAAATTATTAGTACAAACTGGGGAAAAAGATTATCAAGAATGGCAAGAATTATTCGAAGCATATCGTAAAGAATATCCTGAATTAGCGAAACAATTCGAAGATGCTTTCTTTGGAAAAATTGAAGTGGATTGGAAAGAAGTCTTACCAAAATATGAATTTAACAGTCCTGCAAAAGCTTCTCGTGTCACAAGCCAAGAAGTGATTCAAGAATTAGGAAAACATATTCCATCATTCTGGGGAGGTTCTGCAGATTTATCTTGTTCAAATAATACAATGAATAAAGCAGATACTGATTTTGAAGCTAGTAATTATGCTGGACGTAATATTTGGTTTGGTGTACGTGAGTTTTCAATGGGGGCAGCACTAAATGGTATTTTATTACATGGTGGTACAAGAGGATATATTGGTACATTCTTTGTATTTTCAGACTATTTGAAACCAGCAATGCGTGTAGCTGCAGTATCTAAATTACCAACAATTTATGTTTACACGCATGATTCTATTGCTGTTGGAGAAGATGGCCCAACTCATGAACCGATTGAGCAATTAGCAGCATTCCGTGCAACTCCAAATACAAATGTCTTTAGACCAGCAGATGGAAATGAAGTAGCCGCAGCTTGGAAAACAGCTTTAGAAGATACTACTAGACCATCCTTATTAGTTCTATCTAGACAAAATCTTCCAGTATTAGAACATTCGTTGGAATTAGCTTTTGATGGAGTTGATAAAGGTGCATATGTTGTGAGCAAACAAGAAGGTGAAGTTCCTGAAGGAATTCTTATCGCAACTGGTTCTGAAGTGAATCTAGCAATAGAAGCTCAAAAAGTATTACGAGAAACAGGATATGATGTTTCAGTAGTTTCAATGCCTGCGATGAATCGCTTCGAAGAACAATCAAAAGAATATCAAGAAGCAGTATTACCAAGTTCAGTTCGTAAACGTGTTGCTATTGAAATGGGTGCAAGCTTAGGATGGCATCGTTATGTAGGATTCGATGGAGAATTAGTAACGATTGATAAATTCGGAGCTTCTGGTAACGGAAATACAGTTATGAAAGATTATGGATTTACTGTAGAAAATGTAGTGGCAACTTATTTATCATTAACTTAA
- a CDS encoding DUF896 family protein yields the protein MLDPKKIARINELARKKKTVGLTSVEQEEQLLLRQEYLEAFRGGMKNHIEGLKVVDEDGNDVTPEKLKQIQREKGLHSRNEE from the coding sequence ATGTTAGATCCTAAGAAAATTGCGAGAATTAATGAATTAGCTCGTAAGAAAAAAACAGTTGGATTAACATCTGTAGAGCAAGAAGAACAATTGTTATTACGTCAAGAATATTTAGAAGCGTTCCGTGGAGGAATGAAAAATCATATTGAAGGATTAAAAGTTGTCGATGAAGACGGTAATGATGTAACTCCTGAAAAATTGAAGCAAATTCAAAGAGAAAAAGGATTACATAGTCGTAACGAAGAATAA
- the lexA gene encoding transcriptional repressor LexA, producing the protein MSNGKDSKQIDVLRFIYEKVKKHGYPPTVREICNAVGLSSTSTVHGHLSRLEKNGYIQRDPSKPRAIEVTPIGLKTIGATATAIPMLGTVTAGAPILAIEEANGFFPIPPDLQQDAEDLFMLTIKGDSMINAGIFDGDSVIVRKQSTASNGEIVIAMTEEDTATCKRFFRESDHIRLEPENDQLDPIILPNVTILGKVVSLYRNRIF; encoded by the coding sequence ATGTCAAATGGAAAAGATTCAAAACAAATCGATGTTTTACGTTTTATATATGAAAAAGTTAAAAAACATGGTTATCCACCAACTGTTCGAGAAATTTGTAATGCCGTTGGACTTTCTTCAACATCGACTGTACATGGACACCTTTCTCGTTTAGAAAAAAATGGATACATTCAACGAGACCCTAGTAAACCTAGAGCCATTGAAGTAACACCAATTGGTCTAAAAACAATTGGTGCTACAGCTACTGCTATTCCAATGTTAGGAACCGTTACTGCTGGTGCTCCTATTTTAGCAATCGAAGAGGCAAATGGATTCTTCCCCATTCCACCAGACTTACAACAAGATGCAGAAGACTTATTCATGCTGACCATTAAAGGAGACAGTATGATTAACGCAGGAATTTTCGATGGCGATTCTGTTATCGTACGAAAACAATCCACTGCTTCTAATGGTGAAATCGTCATTGCAATGACTGAAGAAGACACTGCCACATGTAAAAGATTTTTTAGAGAATCTGACCATATTCGTTTAGAACCGGAAAATGATCAACTAGATCCGATTATCTTACCTAATGTAACTATCTTAGGAAAAGTAGTCAGCCTCTATCGTAATCGAATTTTTTAA
- the pfkA gene encoding 6-phosphofructokinase → MKRIAVLTSGGDAPGMNAAVRAIVRKGIYEGFEVYGINYGFAGLVAGDIRKLEASDVGDIIARGGTFLYSARYPEFAHREGQEKGIEQLKKFGIEGLVVIGGDGSYQGAVALTKLGFPTIGVPGTIDNDIPGTDFTIGFDTAINTVLDSVDRLRDTATSHVRTFIVEVMGRNAGDIALWTGIGSGAEQILIPEKEFDIAEVATELKRGRSKGKKHTIILLAEGVMSGDEFAKKLWEYDEDFHTRVTVLGHVQRGGSPTARDRVLASRLGAKAIDLLKEGVGGVCVGVRGEEVVYNDIVETLANGKHVPNLELYQLNKEISF, encoded by the coding sequence TTGAAACGTATTGCTGTTTTAACAAGTGGTGGAGATGCACCAGGTATGAATGCTGCAGTTCGTGCCATCGTTCGTAAAGGGATTTATGAAGGATTTGAAGTCTATGGAATTAACTATGGATTTGCAGGATTAGTTGCAGGAGACATCCGTAAATTGGAAGCTTCTGATGTTGGAGATATAATTGCCCGTGGAGGTACTTTCTTATATTCTGCACGTTATCCTGAATTTGCACACCGTGAAGGTCAAGAAAAAGGAATCGAACAATTGAAAAAATTCGGTATCGAAGGTTTAGTTGTTATTGGTGGAGATGGAAGTTACCAAGGTGCGGTAGCTTTAACGAAATTAGGATTCCCAACGATTGGTGTTCCAGGAACAATTGATAATGATATTCCAGGTACAGATTTTACAATTGGTTTTGATACAGCGATTAATACTGTATTGGATTCAGTTGACCGTTTAAGAGATACTGCAACAAGTCACGTTCGTACATTTATTGTTGAAGTAATGGGACGTAATGCAGGGGATATTGCTTTATGGACTGGTATTGGTAGTGGAGCAGAACAAATTTTAATTCCTGAAAAAGAATTTGATATTGCTGAAGTAGCTACTGAATTAAAACGTGGTCGTTCAAAGGGTAAAAAACACACGATTATTCTTTTGGCTGAAGGTGTAATGAGTGGCGATGAATTTGCTAAGAAATTATGGGAATACGATGAAGATTTCCATACTCGTGTAACAGTATTAGGACACGTTCAACGTGGTGGTTCACCAACTGCTCGTGACCGTGTATTAGCAAGTCGTTTAGGTGCGAAAGCAATCGACCTATTAAAAGAAGGCGTTGGTGGAGTTTGCGTTGGTGTTCGTGGCGAAGAAGTTGTTTATAACGACATCGTAGAAACATTAGCAAATGGAAAACATGTACCAAACTTAGAATTATATCAATTAAATAAAGAAATTTCATTTTAA
- the dnaE gene encoding DNA polymerase III subunit alpha — MTFTILQVTSGYSLLKSTIDLYKYVMTAKSLGYQKLALTDEGVLHGAIEFYNLCRQQNIEPIIGCVFQYKQWRNAEVLSSMIVYAKDEIGYQTLIELSTQYQKSKVVTKDMEQKMKEGSKHLQLVFPQENSEWALECSNGEVAFQRWLFEAEEHYFSTIYLGIEPNRPLLISLEQLEKWGQDFSMKLLPFVKIFYLKAEDDFSYRVLKAIGEGETLSTTQAEVSGQYYLQDEKTLTQQWSTLLEGKLVHQLKEFVDSLKWELPKHKLLLPKFQTLEGKASQEYLKEICQQSLNDKELVNEEYQSRLNYELSIIHQMGFDDYFLIVWDIMKYAHEAGIQTGPGRGSAAGSLVSYLLNITKLDPIEYQLLFERFLNPERYTMPDIDLDFPDNRREDILAYVRRKYGENHVAQIATFGTFGSKQALRDVCRVLGVTTVQAGEWSKAVPNQLGINLKSAYEQSKSLQALVSRSPKNQLIFETACRIEGLPRHLSTHAAGVVLYDKPLTEVIPLMDKDQQLPITQYTMKYVEQIGLLKMDFLGLTNLSILHDSIELTKSIYQQEIILNEIPLDDEKTLELFQNADTNGIFQFESDGIRRVLKKLKPTNLEDIAAVNALYRPGPMEQIDTFIKRKHGQEVVKYPHPILESILQSTYGVMVYQEQVMQVTSQMAGFTLGQADILRRAIGKKDGKVIEKEKSHFIEGAIEKGIDVASATEVYQYIERFANYGFNRSHAFAYSLLAYQLAYFKTHYPRAFYTAILRFVGDRSPKLQTYFIEAKQRGIVIKNPSINTSLEEYHATADGIFIGLNAIKGLRRDLIQEILTQRKQNGPYSDFMDFAFRIGKRFCKKEVLEALIDAGAFDELGKNRATLRATIDAVVESVKFHGSNLSLELNEEMYPKYFEEEDGNIIERIEREIAVLGFPVSTFPTEPYEILYKKQKANRISSIYESKQVSVLGILKNIRKTRTKKGEPMAFGTIQDETGEMEFVVFSEVYPIVFSALEENQLVLLKGKTRKNLHSKWQVQVQQVLSLFEVEGLAQATSIKCYIKITKDLQNKEVFDQIRNVIINNPGDTTVLLYIESKDQVLKMNFNSGIVVDAETLKAISNIVGEENVKIIKRKPFR, encoded by the coding sequence ATGACATTTACAATTTTACAAGTTACTAGTGGCTATAGCTTATTGAAAAGCACCATTGATTTATATAAATATGTCATGACTGCAAAATCGTTAGGATATCAAAAGTTAGCTTTAACAGATGAAGGTGTCTTGCATGGCGCAATTGAATTTTATAATTTATGTCGTCAGCAGAATATCGAACCAATTATTGGTTGTGTTTTTCAATATAAGCAATGGAGAAATGCTGAAGTCTTATCATCCATGATTGTCTATGCAAAAGATGAAATAGGATATCAAACCTTAATCGAATTATCGACTCAATATCAAAAATCCAAAGTAGTTACAAAAGACATGGAACAAAAAATGAAAGAAGGCTCCAAACATTTACAATTAGTTTTCCCACAAGAAAATAGTGAATGGGCATTGGAATGTTCGAATGGGGAAGTGGCTTTTCAACGATGGTTGTTTGAAGCTGAAGAGCATTATTTTTCAACTATTTATTTAGGGATTGAACCAAACCGCCCTTTGCTAATTTCATTAGAACAATTGGAAAAATGGGGACAAGATTTTTCGATGAAACTTCTTCCTTTTGTTAAAATATTCTATTTAAAAGCAGAAGATGATTTTAGTTATCGAGTATTAAAAGCTATTGGAGAAGGTGAAACACTTAGTACAACTCAAGCAGAAGTGAGTGGGCAATATTATTTGCAAGATGAGAAGACTTTGACGCAACAATGGTCAACTCTATTAGAAGGAAAGTTAGTTCATCAATTAAAAGAATTTGTTGATTCGTTGAAATGGGAACTTCCAAAGCATAAACTGTTACTTCCAAAATTCCAAACTCTTGAAGGAAAAGCGAGTCAAGAATATTTAAAAGAAATTTGTCAGCAATCTTTAAACGACAAAGAATTAGTGAATGAAGAGTATCAATCTCGACTAAATTACGAATTATCTATTATTCATCAAATGGGATTTGACGATTATTTCCTGATTGTATGGGATATTATGAAATATGCGCATGAAGCAGGTATTCAAACAGGCCCTGGACGTGGTTCTGCCGCAGGTTCATTAGTCTCCTATTTATTAAATATTACAAAGTTAGACCCCATTGAGTATCAATTATTATTTGAACGGTTCTTAAATCCAGAACGATATACGATGCCCGATATTGACTTAGATTTTCCAGATAATCGAAGAGAAGACATATTAGCGTATGTACGAAGAAAATATGGGGAAAATCATGTTGCGCAAATTGCGACTTTTGGAACTTTTGGAAGTAAGCAAGCGCTAAGAGATGTATGTAGAGTATTAGGTGTTACAACCGTGCAAGCCGGAGAATGGTCTAAGGCAGTTCCAAATCAGCTAGGGATTAATCTGAAAAGTGCATATGAACAGTCAAAAAGTTTACAAGCATTAGTTTCGAGAAGTCCAAAAAATCAATTGATTTTTGAAACGGCATGTCGAATTGAAGGATTACCACGACATTTATCCACACATGCTGCTGGAGTAGTGTTATATGATAAACCACTAACAGAAGTAATTCCTTTAATGGATAAAGATCAACAATTGCCAATTACACAATATACGATGAAATATGTGGAACAAATTGGATTGTTAAAAATGGACTTTTTAGGGTTAACGAATTTATCGATTTTACATGATTCAATTGAATTAACAAAATCAATTTATCAACAAGAAATTATTTTAAACGAAATCCCGTTAGATGATGAGAAGACTCTTGAATTATTCCAAAATGCTGATACAAATGGAATATTCCAATTTGAATCAGATGGGATTCGCCGGGTATTAAAGAAACTTAAACCAACGAATTTAGAAGATATTGCTGCAGTGAATGCATTATATCGACCAGGTCCAATGGAGCAAATTGATACTTTTATTAAGCGTAAGCATGGACAAGAAGTTGTGAAATATCCACATCCAATATTAGAGTCGATTCTTCAATCTACATACGGAGTTATGGTTTATCAAGAACAAGTTATGCAAGTAACATCTCAAATGGCTGGATTTACATTAGGACAAGCAGATATTTTACGCCGTGCTATTGGGAAAAAAGACGGTAAAGTAATAGAAAAAGAAAAATCTCATTTTATCGAAGGAGCAATCGAAAAAGGCATCGATGTAGCTAGTGCAACAGAAGTGTATCAATATATTGAGCGCTTTGCGAATTACGGGTTTAACCGTTCGCACGCATTTGCCTATTCCTTATTGGCGTACCAATTAGCTTATTTTAAGACACATTATCCACGTGCTTTTTATACGGCGATTTTAAGATTTGTTGGAGATCGTTCTCCAAAATTACAAACTTACTTTATAGAAGCAAAACAAAGAGGGATTGTTATTAAAAATCCATCGATTAATACAAGCTTAGAAGAATATCATGCAACGGCAGATGGGATTTTTATTGGATTAAATGCCATTAAAGGATTAAGAAGGGATCTTATTCAAGAAATTCTTACTCAAAGAAAACAAAATGGTCCATATAGTGACTTTATGGATTTTGCATTTAGAATTGGAAAACGATTTTGTAAAAAAGAAGTGTTGGAAGCTTTAATTGATGCAGGAGCTTTTGATGAATTAGGAAAAAATCGTGCTACATTACGAGCTACGATTGATGCTGTTGTTGAAAGCGTCAAGTTCCATGGAAGTAATCTCTCTTTAGAATTGAATGAAGAAATGTATCCAAAATATTTCGAAGAAGAAGACGGTAATATTATTGAGAGAATTGAACGAGAAATTGCGGTATTAGGATTTCCTGTATCAACATTTCCAACAGAACCTTATGAAATATTATATAAAAAGCAAAAAGCGAATCGAATTTCATCGATTTATGAATCAAAACAAGTATCAGTTTTAGGAATTCTAAAAAATATTCGTAAGACTCGTACAAAAAAAGGTGAACCCATGGCGTTCGGAACCATTCAAGATGAAACGGGTGAAATGGAATTTGTTGTATTTTCAGAAGTTTATCCAATAGTGTTTTCCGCATTAGAAGAAAATCAATTAGTCTTATTAAAAGGAAAAACAAGAAAAAATCTGCATTCAAAATGGCAAGTACAAGTTCAACAAGTGTTAAGCTTATTTGAAGTAGAAGGATTAGCGCAGGCAACTTCGATAAAATGCTATATTAAAATTACAAAAGATCTACAAAATAAAGAAGTGTTTGATCAAATTAGAAATGTCATTATTAATAATCCAGGAGACACAACCGTTCTTTTATACATCGAGAGTAAAGATCAGGTTCTAAAAATGAATTTTAACTCTGGAATAGTTGTCGATGCTGAAACTTTAAAAGCCATTTCTAATATTGTCGGAGAAGAAAATGTAAAAATTATAAAACGAAAACCTTTTCGCTAA
- a CDS encoding YjzD family protein has translation MKLKEGVEMKYLVTFVWGFILSQVTYYLGSALAQSPYNFTNAVVVGVLISCGIVLIQHVFMKPTKTAPQTHQ, from the coding sequence ATGAAATTGAAAGAAGGTGTCGAAATGAAATACCTCGTAACTTTTGTTTGGGGATTTATTTTAAGTCAAGTGACCTATTATTTAGGTTCTGCATTAGCTCAATCTCCATATAACTTTACAAATGCTGTAGTCGTTGGAGTATTAATTTCATGCGGAATTGTTTTAATCCAACATGTCTTCATGAAACCAACCAAAACAGCACCACAAACACATCAATAA
- the gndA gene encoding NADP-dependent phosphogluconate dehydrogenase, giving the protein MSKQQIGVVGMAVMGRNLALNIESRGYSVSIFNRSSSKTDEVIALHPEKKLVPTYTVEEFVASLEKPRRILLMVKAGEATDKTIQSLLPHLDKGDILIDGGNTFFKDTMRRNEMLANSGINFIGTGVSGGEEGALKGPAIMPGGQKDAYDLVAPILEEIAAKADDGAPCVTYIGPNGAGHYVKMVHNGIEYGDMQLIAESYDILRRVGGLSVEETAEVFKSWNTGELDSYLIEITADILTKKDPETGKPMVEVIMDTAGNKGTGKWTSQSALDLGVPLPLITESVFARYISTLKEEREIASKELSPIKVPELSNTEKQALIESVRKGLYFSKIMSYAQGFAQMRVASEEFDWDLNYGEIAKIFRAGCIIRAQFLQKITDAFERDPELKNLLLDKYFLYVTESYQEAVREVVVTAVQAGIPVPTFSSALAYYDSYRSEVLPANLIQAQRDYFGAHTYNRVDKSGVFHFEWAQEREIEQ; this is encoded by the coding sequence ATGTCAAAACAACAAATTGGTGTCGTTGGTATGGCAGTAATGGGTCGTAATTTAGCTTTAAATATTGAAAGTCGTGGTTATTCGGTTTCAATTTTTAACCGTTCATCTTCAAAAACAGATGAGGTGATTGCATTACATCCAGAAAAAAAATTAGTTCCAACTTATACAGTGGAAGAATTTGTAGCTTCATTAGAAAAACCAAGAAGAATTTTATTAATGGTTAAAGCTGGAGAAGCAACAGATAAAACTATTCAAAGTTTATTACCACATTTAGATAAAGGTGATATTTTAATTGATGGGGGCAATACATTCTTCAAAGATACAATGCGTCGTAATGAAATGTTAGCTAACTCGGGCATTAACTTTATCGGTACAGGAGTTTCTGGTGGTGAAGAAGGAGCATTAAAAGGCCCTGCTATTATGCCAGGTGGACAAAAAGATGCGTACGATTTAGTAGCACCAATTTTAGAAGAAATTGCTGCGAAAGCAGATGATGGTGCACCATGTGTAACTTATATTGGTCCAAATGGAGCAGGTCATTATGTAAAAATGGTTCATAATGGTATCGAATATGGAGATATGCAATTAATCGCTGAAAGTTATGATATTTTACGCCGTGTAGGTGGATTGTCAGTAGAAGAAACTGCAGAAGTATTCAAATCATGGAATACTGGTGAATTAGATAGTTACTTAATTGAAATTACTGCAGATATTTTAACGAAAAAAGATCCTGAAACAGGTAAGCCAATGGTTGAAGTGATTATGGATACAGCTGGAAATAAAGGAACAGGTAAATGGACTTCTCAAAGTGCATTAGACTTAGGTGTTCCACTTCCGTTAATTACTGAATCTGTATTTGCACGTTATATTTCTACATTAAAAGAAGAACGTGAAATTGCTAGTAAAGAATTATCTCCAATTAAAGTTCCTGAATTATCAAATACTGAAAAACAAGCGTTAATCGAATCAGTTCGTAAAGGTTTGTATTTCTCTAAAATTATGAGTTATGCGCAAGGATTCGCTCAAATGCGTGTGGCAAGTGAAGAATTTGATTGGGACTTAAATTATGGGGAAATTGCGAAAATTTTCCGTGCTGGATGTATTATTCGTGCTCAATTCTTACAAAAAATCACAGATGCCTTTGAACGTGATCCAGAATTGAAAAACTTATTATTAGATAAATACTTCTTATATGTTACAGAATCTTATCAAGAAGCTGTTCGTGAAGTTGTTGTGACAGCTGTTCAAGCAGGAATTCCTGTTCCAACATTCTCAAGTGCGTTAGCTTACTATGATTCATATCGTTCAGAAGTATTACCAGCTAACTTAATTCAAGCGCAACGTGACTACTTTGGTGCTCACACTTATAATCGTGTGGATAAATCTGGAGTGTTCCATTTTGAGTGGGCGCAAGAACGTGAGATTGAACAATAA
- a CDS encoding DUF4044 domain-containing protein: MSRKPSKKQKRNLSTMEKITRVVVWFMLLATLGVIVFQFAITVMNYK, from the coding sequence GTGTCAAGAAAACCAAGTAAAAAACAAAAACGTAATCTTTCAACAATGGAAAAAATCACTCGTGTTGTTGTATGGTTTATGTTATTAGCAACATTAGGTGTAATTGTATTCCAATTTGCAATAACTGTTATGAATTATAAATAG